GAACACATTGTTCTTctttcattgttcattgttaattctttaaaattaaatccacatacatttatgtacatatacatacatgtatgtatatatatacacatgtatgtatgtatatatatatacatacatgtatgtatgtatatatatatacatgtatatatatatatatatatatacatgtatatatatatatatacatactacatgtgtatatatatatatacatcatacatgtattatataatcatacatacatacatgttatatataataacatatagatattatatatctcatacatacatgtgtttaatatctataaaatattataattaccttttatatattatatataataatacatacatgtgtatatatatattatatatacatacatacatgtgtatatatatatatatatataatatatatatatatatatatatatatatacaacatacatacatacataaaatcACATgtagtatatattatataatatatatatatatatacacatgtatgtatgtatatatatatatatacacatgtatgtatgtatatatatatatatacacatgtatgtatgtatatatatatatatatatatatatatatatatatatgtatatatatatatatatatatatatatatatatacacatacacacacacaatctttaAACAGGGGTGAGAGCCTGCACGTTTATGAGTATCACCAAGAAGACAGCTTATGTACAGTGATGtgtggacaaaaacaaatattaagaaAGATTAAGAAAGGACAGGACCTGAGGTAAGCTGGGGGCTCTGTGCTGATGGACACTGCCTTGTATTTCTCATCATTACCCTCGAAGATCTCTTCACATTCTGATGCCTTCAGCAGAGTGACACTAGTAGCTACAGATTGACAATGGGCAAGAAAAGAAGTCATGAATGTCAACTTTCACATCTAAAAGGCAATGTGGCTCTCTATGGCTACATGCTGGTACTGATAACTTACAGCTGCATTTGTTAATCACTCTCACCActactgaaacatttcttcacattttctgaTTGCCATGGCAATACTGGactgaaaatgatttgtttctGGAGCAGAATGATACATCATACAACTGTAATAGAATTTGGAGTTTAGAATTTGGAATTTagataaatgaatgtaaaaaaacagaagccaCTCACCATGTGATGATGCTACaattttcttcctctcctctactGAGGCCAGTCTTCTCCATAAAGATGGATATCTTTTATACAAAGAGCCTCTGAACATACGCAAGTAATTCCCAACCTAGAGAGCAGAAGTTGGATTATTTAGTAATTCCACAATTTGGCCACTAGAGTCAAACCTAGTGGCCACATTAAACAAAGTCTAAAAAtaatcatcaccatcattattattgttcaataataataataataataataataataataataataataataataataataataataaataagacttTTTTAAATCTAGAGATGAGAGATATATCTCACAATCTATAAACCACATTTCTCTGCAAAATTCATTACATGGATCTGTCTTGACTCATCGAAACAGCTGATGTGAAGTATACTAAATCCATGTCTCTCACAGCTCTGACACCACATCACTGAAATCTAAtccattttcaattcaattcatatATTCAAATATAACTATAcacagaattaaatagaaaacccaacaatcccacttcagcagcactaggtgacagtgcAGAAGGAAAACTCCAGCAGGACCAGGCTgatagtgggcggccatctgcctcgacctgCCCACACGCTAACGATGGGGTTATGGGGTTTTATGTATTACCATTGTTCCTAtggtttaataattaattgtttatttgACAATGCAATGAAAAGTGATCCATAGCTTAGGTCAGACTGACTTCTGTTGTGCTTCCTTTAACATTAATTgactcaaaaacatttttaacatgaaTGCTTTGGGTTCATTTGTTGTGGGGACTCACATTTAGAGAATAACCGCTGTAAACTGCGGGTTTTAATCAGTGTCAGGAAGATGAAACTGCTTCACGTTAATGTTCCACTGTGCAGACTGGAATTAGAAGTTAGCTACTGCAAAGCACCAAACGCTGGGAACTCAGCGCTTGCTTGCTTACTTATAATGCAATGTTAAGtcatgtttgatttgatttccaGGCTGTTGACCAGCTGTAAAGTCTCTTTATATATCCTGTGCACCGTTGTAGGTACTTTTTGTTTAAGAAGCCACCAATCGGCATCGTTAGCATGCTAGCATCAACTAGCTAGAAGAATGGGTAACTGCAGCACTGAAAAGCATTGAAGAGATTCTTACATACCTCCGACCCAACCATGTAAAAGTCCCCATCTTGTTCTAACTGAAATTTCACTGGCTTCTGGCCAAACGTTTTGCTTAAAGCTAACTGCATCTTTACACAGCCGCTAACAAGCTAAATAACTAATTACTATTAACGTTAACTAGCAAGTAGCCTTCTCTTCTTCAGATGTGTTCGGGGCCTACAACAAAAATGGGAAATTAGAGTGCCCTCCTTGGAAACAGGACTCCTTTCTGCTTTTTGCATTTAACTAACTTAAACTTAGAACATTTCTGTTTCACCAACTGCAAAACGACATAACATTAACCGTATGCTATTGAATTTGACAATAATTGCTGTATATCCCGCTTTACACAGGatgttaaataaacacatccGATTTGTAGCTGTTCTCATCTTTGGTGAAGATTTTTCCGACTTCCACTTTGCTGCACTGGCCTCACTCTTCGATCCTTTCAAAGTAAAGGAACAATTTCCAAAGTACACTACTGCCCCCCACAGGTTCTAGAGAGAGTCAGAGGAACTCCTCTCTGTAAAGATGAGCTGATCTTTCCATCTCATCAAGTACTCCTCAAACGTTCCTGTCAATCTAATATTCTTTATTAtcctacattaaaaaaaaggatttatGTGGCTCAAAACAAAACgacaaaaaaatgacaaaaaaaaaggagttgGATGAAGATAATGTGAACGTCATACTCAAATGGATTAagtttattattcttattttatagCTTGACCCGGAAGATCATTTATATCGAACATCTTCTCTTAATTCTTAAGATTactgagaaaaatgaaataaaacgactcaaacaaatcaatcaataagCATTTGTAATCCCCTTCACACACATGTTGCCTGGCCAGTCGGATGTTATGAAACCCACTTTAGATTAGCCTATATTCttagttattttttatatttgttcttaGTACTAGCAGTATATTTTATGAAAAGAGCATTCTAGTAGAGATTCTCTCTGTTAGAAGCCTGTCTCTTTCTAGAGGTTACCTTGCAGTCCAAGGGGGGATTTGACTACTTGCACTCACCAGAGATCTGGTAAAAACTATGTCTCAATTAAAAGGTGTGTCTTGTGTTGTTCCCCAGGGTCCTGTCTTGGGTTAGATTCTGTTTACTCTGTGCATGCTTCATCtcacataataataaacctCAAAGATAGTGTTACACAGATGCAATTctattatagtttttatttaatcctTAGGATCCTACAAAACTATTCTATATACAACTGCTCTAAATTTGCAGCAGAAAAACCGAAGTTGTTATTTCACCTGGTTTGTCTCGAATTTGAAAGCTTTCTTCTGCACAATTTTGGTGTCTCTTTATTTGTGatctatttctgcataaatatgatcTAAATGTTAGCAATTTTTTACATTAGTCCTAAATTTAGAGcccaattaaacaaacaagacaaataataaCACATCTTCCTTTCTCTATTGTGGAAAATGctttcaaatatttattatttatttagcattcAGTAATTAGTGTGACTTCATTTTGCAGCAATAACGTCTATGTAACATGATCTACTTTCTGTTGAGTTTCAGTTCATGGATGGATACTTCCATCCATGAACACAATACATTTTCCTGCAGAATTTTCTTGTTCAACTTGGAATTTATAGCCCTATCAATGATGGCAAGCCTTGTCCAGAGCCAGCAAAGCAGGTCCACATCATTATGCTGCTATatccatgtttcacagatgggaACAGGTTATAAGGCTGGTATGCAGTTTGATCATCTCCAAACTAGAGCTCAATCCACAAAACTGGGAAAAGGAGAAAGCATTTcttagcattttattttgtatatgaTACAGGAACCCAAGAATCCCTTATCTGTAATGCCTGCAGAGCTTAATATTTTCTAAACTTatatatgcacatacagtaacatacacaaATTTGGTCGTGGAATAGGAAATAAGATACCTAGGAAAGCCACACAAAAAGGAGTTTGGTGTTTTGGCATGCATAACTGCCTGCATAGCTCCTGTGACTGCATTAATATTACCCTGGGTTATCTGAACAttatctaatcttcatctaagtcaagagtattaacaaatatgatgtgcctaaaataataacacaaaataaatattgatcTTTCAGGAGTTTagtgagaacaaccataaaaaccttatagtgctagtggaaaaagcaataaactcaaccaggCGCTTTCTgaagctgtggatcagacctacacatcattcaggaggaattttagcctATTCtttccaggcagaactgctttaacaatgtcatattctttggacgtctcgtcTGTGGCTttcttcaagtcgttccatagcatctctattgggttgaggtctgggctctaaTTTGGCCAttccaaaaggcggattttgcTTTTCTGAGGCAATGCTGTTGTGGACTTTTTCAgatgatgtacagacattctcactttatcctgaagaatgttttgatacacttgggaattcatcttctcctccatcactgcaagctggccaggccctgatgcagcaaagcaggcccaaatcataatGTTCCCTCCACCATCCTTTAGGATTGGGATGATGATATTCATATACGTTCTTTTTAGTAATCAGCGGCtttctttgtggtgtcctgccatagtGCCAtactgcttgttcaatgttttacctactgtagactcataaactGATGTAAGCcagtttcaatgatgcctttaaatctttggctgtctctcaaggttgtttctttacctcactgttAAGTGTTTGTTGTCCACTTTGGATCATTTTGACACACTGCCTACTTCTTGGTAGTGTAGCAACAGTCCctaagtgtctccatttgtagattgtttgcctaactgtagactggtgagtttctaatGTCTTTGAGATcattttgtaaccctttccagcatcatgtaaatcatcaattcttgatcatagtcctctgaaagctccttttgtcCAGGCATGGCttacataagcacattcttcttgtgcggagtccacacctccaaactaatttttctTCACAAGACGTCAGATATGCTAGTACCTTTCCACTAGCacctgtgaggtttttatggttgctcttaataaagacagaaagatcagaatttttttgttattattttaggcacatcatatttgctaatactcttgacttagatgaactATGgcaaattaatttagaaaaccACTCCAAACATTCCAAAAGatttacatacttttttctgccactgtataaatacatacataccaACATTAAGAATATGAATACAAAGCACTAAAATTAGCCGAAGTTACAAATGATTAACAGAAAAAGAGATGTTTTTGAAaaagactgtgtgtatgtgtgtgtgtgtgtgtgtgtgagagatttAAGGCCGTTTGTATCAAAATATCAAAAGGAGTACAGCTCGAAAAATGTAACCTACTTAAGCTGAAGGAGAAAATTAGTAATGACGTTTTTGGCTTCATACACTACCACAGTCAAAAGACATGAAACCAAAGCACCATTTGCCAcacatatttattctttaaaaaggagaaatgaaaaaaacaaaacaaaccacaaaaaagCACTTGCCATCTGAAAACaatgattttaataatattttacttctgttcgtcttttcttctttcagatgACAGTTGCtatttttcaacattttcctCTGGGATGGAGACAAGCATAACCTGAGCCCAAAGGCTCACTGTCCATTGTTCCATCCAAAGCTTGTGTCCTCTCAAGTAGTCTTAGAGCAACAATCTGGCATCAAGAAGAGTTTCTGAGGATGTTTTAAAGCCcatatacaaatacaacagATGGTTATCTCCAAACCAGTTCTGAACATTTGGCATTTTTCATCCAGAActaaacaaacatgtcaaaaaCAAAGACCATGTTTGTTCCCTTTAATTCTCTGAGGGAATGTCCTTGGAAGTGACTTGACAATCACAAATGATCTGAGGGCATATTTAACCTCCAAGGCGTTGTCCCTCTCCAAGGCGTTGTCCCTGACCCCAGGCAAACCCTCCCGGGCGCTCCTCAGGTAGGGGATTGTAGTTGGCATCTTCCTCTGGAGTATCAAACAGCATCTTTCTGCAAGAAGCACAAAGGAGAAGAGAATGAGTGATTTCTGATATACACAGTAACATCACTTATTCATttatggggtggctgtggctcaataggtagaacagtctgccaatcataggattggtggttcgcttcccagctgccatgtcacatgccaaagtgtccttgggcaagatactgaacccccCGTggcccccggtgagtcaggtcagctgcatagcagctctgccattggtgtgtaagtgtgtgtgaaaatgggtgaatgagacacagtgtaaagtgctttgagtaccagtaaggtagaaaagcgctatataagtgcagaccatttatcaTCACAGCTTATCTAcgtaaatactgcatgttaaatattgttaatttagaatttaattgaataaattTACTTAAATCTTTTGTAGGGTGTATGGACTCACATGATAGATGGGGTCCTAAGCCACCTTCCTCCACCTGGCTGGTTGGGGAAAACATCCTCGAGGAAGAAGTACACATGACCAACAGCGATACCTTAACAAGGTAAAATAGAAAGCAAGTGCCATTTACACCGTGCAAGATCAACCCACTGATCACACTTTCTATTAACATATCACATTACTGCTAAATAATGGCTGGATACCTAAAAGATCCACAATGATGGAGTTGCCCAGCAGGAGAGAGAATCCCATCAGCACCCACGGGAGGAAGGGTGCTTGAAAATTCAACAAGCCAAAGAAATTCATGCGAACATTCGGGTTTCGTCGACTCCACACATATACAAGCATGATGGTGAAAGCCTGGCCCAGGAACACAAGACTGACAAAAGTGCCAAATATCTGAAGgtttgttaaaaaacacaacaaaaaataaataaataaataaccgTAGTTACATCTATCACCACggacaaactgtttatttcaagAACTAAAACATGCTGGTATCAACCTTAGAGTTGtgtaacattttaacatctctgtgatgtgaataaaatacaaattaattacACTATCATAATTTAAACACTGGGTTTAACACCTGTCAACATAGCATGTTAATATAAAGCTTCATTCTGAGGAAGGAGATCTGTAATTTTTCACTGGGACCATCTGTGTTGCATTCTGGCTGTGACCCTGTTTTGTCACAGCTGTTTCTGACCAGGATTCTGTATGattcaaatataatatttttttcagttttctgtgtgttataTGCCTTCTTTTTGGTCTTTGTTTAGTGCCTTACTTTCTGCTTTGTTGTGTTACAGCCTATAGACTAAGGTTATAGTTGAGTTGTTATGAACTACATTGATCAAAGATTTAATATGTATTCCATATTCTGCTATATTTCACATACAGTGTATGTTAGCAGAAGGAAAAACTGGTGTTTCTCCTACCTGAAAGGCTACAGAGGAACTTCTTTACTGAAGTGTATCAGAAGCAGCTTCTGTTAAAAATAGATTTGTATCTTTAGTGCTGCGGAGCAAAGAGCTGTTTCTGAGATACGTCCCAGCATGTAATGAAAATTTCACTTTAGAGTAGAGTGGCAGCTGTCGCAATGCTGTCCACAGTGCTGACTGCCCCAGTGGAAAATTGCTGTTAGCTGTACCCACAGCTGTCAGTTGTACTGTATTGGGCTAAAGACTTCATTACGTTTAAGTTAACATGTACTTCAATCATTTATAGGAAGGATACAGTCATCAGAAGTCCACCAAAGAGGAACATGAAGACAAAGTCAGCCGTGCGTCCTCGGAAAGAGCCCTCCTCTAACATCCGACAGTATCTGTACCTGAAAACAACTAGTTAAGAAAATCTACACAGTCTGTTAGAACACGTTTCCATGATCTCCACGATCATCACCATCACCTAAATAAATAAGAACTGTCATATGATACATGTTTGTGTCACTGGCTTGACTGACTGTAAGTAAATGGTTAAAGTATGTAACATTTCATCACCCTGCAACCCACCCAACCCTGAAACTACCCATGGCTTcctctgtgaaacacacagcATGCAAATTCAGTAACAGTAAATGAACTGAGATCTAGAACCAAGAAGGATACAGAAAAATCATGTTGAACAGGAAATTGAAGCCAACTGGaccaaaaaacagaaagttggTTATTAGTCGCCATAcctaaaaagagagagagaacatgacTAGAGCTCATTTCTTTGATTCAAAAAAGGACGAGAATGAAAAACAGTGTAACAGTACTCACCTGATAATTCCTTAGAATCAAATCTGGATTGAAGTATAATTGAAATGGCGTGATGATTTCTAGTTGCtgagaaatgacaaaacaaagataaagctaaatattaaaataactataaagaccttttaaaaacatcacaaaattaTCTCAAGAGGTCGCTTCAGGATATGGAATATGGTAAGAGGTGTCATGTGAAGCTGTTTGGACATCAAGTAACAAGAAACTGTGACTGGGAAATGGTCTACAATAAAAAACGCATcttttctaaaatgaaaatgatgttctgtaaaactgtaaaaaaataacaatttcaaacaacaaaataacaattttataACGAGTTGAGTTTAAGTTATTTTCTTAGCGTTAGTTGTTTCACTATCACAGTTtcgtttaaatattttacagttattaACTTCACTGATGTACAATATGCCCCTACCATGgcagacacaaagcaaaaacatgaaGCATTCccaatttggaaaaaaaaaaaaaaaaggttttcaatATGTAACATACAGAATATTGCTTTAAAGGCTGTGACAAGAATTTCAGTGTCACTCTGGAACTGGTCCAGCAGGTTTACATGGTGCCACTAGATTAGAGCTTTGGTGCAGGACAAGAAAAAATTCATTCAATATTACTGTTTCCAAAACTTTGCATTTTCACAACAGTATATATCTTACTCTGAATCATTCagtccacccacacacacacacacacacacacacacacacacacacacacacacacacacacagtcctaaCTTTTTCACTAAGTTACAATTTATTAGTATATATTAAgtatatactactactacaattCACAGCAGCATTAGTAGGGCTATGTCCAGTTTTGTTTGCACACAATCATTTTGAATAAGGAGAGTCTACACCTACTTTACTACAACCTCTCTGTTTTAGTGAACCACTGAATCAACACACTTCGTGCAGAAGTAGAAAGTGAAACAAGCTCCTCCTTGACCACATGAAACATTCAATTATGAGTGACCATTAGAttcataaaaatacagtaataacaaacacataaactaTAATAGTAACGTTACAGTCGTGTGAACTATTCTACACCCTGAATATTGTTCCTTTCCATCATTTAGTCCGAGCTTCCTCTGGAGAACAGTGAACAGCCAgtgtcacaaacacaacagctgtCTTCCGCGAACCGCCACACATAGTGTTaattaacgttagctagctaactacAACTTCGATTTTGGTTAACTAGCTAAAATGAAGCCACGTTTCCGGCTACAGGTAACTAAGCTTCAAACCTTTTGTGACTTCAGTAACAGAAGTTAACAACCTGCATGAGAAGCTTCAGACACGTAACGTTATCCAGCCCCTGGGTGCTTTAGCTAAACCGTCCAGCTAGCAGCATCAAAGTAACAACGTTACGTTAGCCACGTTTGGCACCACCAAGTATCCCCTTATCTAAACTAGTAAGTTAGTCTTACCACTGCCGCAGTTGTGAGCACACATGCGGTTGTGTATGCCCTGGTAACAACAGGAATCTGTAGGTACTCCTGCTGTAACGTCTGGTAAGCCATTTTGGACACACTGAAAGCTTCCGGCACTTTCTTGACACGTCATTCTACGATGAGAAAGATGTTGCGTTCAAAGACGTGGGATATAAGATGACCAAACGTCGACCAGTGGAAACGTTGCATtctcaaatgtaatttttatttgGTGAATAGATACGAACTTTATAAAGCACTCAGTTCAATGTTATAATAAGTCAGgtattataaatgtatttaagtatTGACAAATGgcttaaatttaaaacatttatttttgttttttaattggctaatatttaatttataggagccttataaaatacattaaaagaGCAGGAAGACTCTAATAAAGCTTTATACAACACATCAGCACCTGCAGTTAACGTTTTCAGCATTGTGTTTTAAACAgttaatattacaaaatataaataaataaattgttgaaGCCATTTCTTTCAAATTTCAAACCCTTTTTTAAACCTGAAAGACTGAGTTGTAATTAAGGGGCACAAATTAGTCTTAGGACAAAtgttaaatatacagtagcaaggaaaagtatgtgaaccctttggaattttatggttttctgtgttaatgtgttataaaatatgatctgattttcatctagGTTTAgagtatttacaaatataatgtgcctaacaTGATTACACataaacaattctgatctttatggcctttttgagaacaaccttaaaaacctcatagtgctagtggaaaaagtatgtgaaccctttaattACAAATactgacctcaaaaaagctcatTGGAGTCAGATGCTACCATAAGGTAACAAAATTACTTTGtgggtgtggactagagctactttgattgacagaaaacaaactttttcagtttgctccacacaaaaagaatacacttatgtgagccataccttaccaaaaggagctttcagaggatctacaatcaagaattgatgacTTACATTAAGATGGAAAGTGATATCAAAGACTGTCTACAGTTAAggaaacaatctacaaatggagacactttaggactgtggctactctaccaagaagtgggcatccagtcaaaatgactccaagagcacaagaaacactcatcaatgaggtaaagaagtaacccagagagacagataaagatttgaaggcatcattggaactagATAACATCCgtgtttatgagtctacagtaggtaaaacattgaataaGCACGGTGTCTATGACGGGACATCAaaacagaagctgctgcttactaaaaagaacattcctgcatgcctgaagtttgccaaagagcacattgacactgcacagcagtactggtaaaaatgttttatggactgagACTAAGATTAAGATAagatttggaaagaacacacaacactacatctgaCATAAAAAGGGAACTGGATATCATTATGAAATAATCATCCCCATTTTAGTATAGTATAGGTATACAGTATAGGTATACAGTATAAGAAGCATCCTTTACTAGCAGtatgaagtttttatggttgttctcaataaagacatagaaggtcagaatttattttgttttattattgtaagcacattatatttgttaatactcttgatataaagatcagatcaaattttatgcagaaaacccagaaatttcaaaaggttcacatacttttcttgccactgtatataaacaGTAGAGCATATCACAATGACAGCGGACGTTATTGAATTCCTTCATCTCCCAGATGTCTTTTTCAATAAGACAGAGCCTCCCAGACTCACAGCTGACtctcttttccattttaaagTTATTGCTAATTGTCAAGTTTCACATACATCTGCCAAAACAAATCTGCATTAGACAATATTTTCtccttaaataataaaaaaagtagaTTTAATTTTATCATCCTTAATGTTTaagatttaaatgaaacaataagCAAATGAAGTAGAACAAATTCTCAAGGATTCAAAAAGGCCACTTACAATGTCATGTTGTTGTCTCCACTCTTCACCTAAACATGACTTTTCCTTTTATAAACTTGCTTTATTTAGGGAAACAAGATGCACTTGAACAGAATTTGGAGCcaaagaaaatactttttatatttttgtatttataaattaaaaatatatacatttcttGTCATTATAAGAAGAATGCATTTTTCAAAGCGACTATTTGCATGAGGATCTATTGAAGCAATTTTTAAGTCGCttgaaataattatttcagCTACTAGAATTATGGTTCAGTTGAAACTGATATAACATAATGTCTCCATGTGGGcatatatactatattatatattagtAAATAACATTAGAATTGCCTATTTTTAACAAATTTGaccaagatttaaaaaatgttttcatccagTGTTTATAGAATGTTCTTTTTCTAATTCAAATGGAAATGATGAAAGGGGGCCTGAAGATTTTCTTCAATCATGTACATTATTTACTGCATCATTGTTACAACTAAAATGGGA
The Anabas testudineus chromosome 22, fAnaTes1.2, whole genome shotgun sequence DNA segment above includes these coding regions:
- the derl2 gene encoding derlin-2, with the protein product MAYQTLQQEYLQIPVVTRAYTTACVLTTAAVQLEIITPFQLYFNPDLILRNYQVWRLITNFLFFGPVGFNFLFNMIFLYRYCRMLEEGSFRGRTADFVFMFLFGGLLMTIFGTFVSLVFLGQAFTIMLVYVWSRRNPNVRMNFFGLLNFQAPFLPWVLMGFSLLLGNSIIVDLLGIAVGHVYFFLEDVFPNQPGGGRWLRTPSIIKMLFDTPEEDANYNPLPEERPGGFAWGQGQRLGEGQRLGG